From one Mytilus galloprovincialis chromosome 13, xbMytGall1.hap1.1, whole genome shotgun sequence genomic stretch:
- the LOC143057695 gene encoding phospholipid scramblase 3-like, with translation MTVEAPIGTVIGYIRQHSSKWQTHLTIYDANRQKLYDIWSKCCPIFCICCIEDINFHVFDARSQNKLDSRIYKKWSGWARECCTRADLLVCEVPGMDVKKKALFLCTTFMLDVMVFETMDSGGAGAGS, from the exons ATGACAGTTGAGGCTCCAATAGGGACTGTTATAGGGTATATAAGACAACA CTCATCTAAATGGCAGACTCATCTCACAATTTACGATGCCAACCGTCAGAAGTTGTATGATATATGGAGTAAATGTTGCCCAATTTtctgtatttgttgtattgaagacaTTAATTTCCAT GTGTTTGATGCCAGGTCTCAAAACAAGTTAGATTCACGTATTTACAAAAAGTGGTCTGGATGGGCAAGGGAATGTTGTACACGAGCGGATCTGTTAGTCTGTGAAG TACCTGGTATGGATGTGAAGAAGAAGGCACTATTTCTATGTACAACATTTATGTTG GATGTGATGGTTTTTGAGACTATGGATTCTGGTGGCGCTGGCGCCGGCTCTTAA